The following are encoded in a window of Spartobacteria bacterium genomic DNA:
- a CDS encoding tetratricopeptide repeat protein — MTDNKNIYKNTPAIAPESDPQRVDLSMVQARNRFIRAISFFVLILVGGLSLASYIILSSDKDRVEPPPADKQLPQPDLVADSSARQAEVEEISQAIKQAEQSPEITSISALEIARAMGEVRIARQLLSERDFIAAEQHSRAALTIYPDMNEALSILGLAYMHSGRFDQALLVLQKVLNQSPADAEAMNNLATVYIHLRKMDKAEEHLKDALLLQPNYPAAKLNLGLLYLVTGNYIDAITFFNSALPSVANDMNVHNNLGVALLRIGKYNEAREHFQLCIKQAPGTPPFYVNMAITFAMEGDVTNSLQWIRECSRYCPPLQMQRVMQDPDFDTIRETEAFQSLMNMISSPYPANE, encoded by the coding sequence ATGACAGATAATAAAAATATATATAAGAACACTCCGGCGATAGCACCGGAGTCCGATCCGCAGCGGGTGGATTTGTCGATGGTTCAAGCCCGAAATCGCTTTATTCGGGCGATTTCTTTTTTCGTTCTTATTCTTGTCGGCGGATTATCTCTGGCCTCTTACATCATTCTTTCTTCAGATAAGGACAGGGTTGAGCCGCCTCCCGCCGACAAACAGCTACCTCAGCCAGACCTCGTCGCCGACTCGTCAGCACGGCAGGCGGAAGTAGAAGAGATTTCGCAGGCGATCAAACAAGCCGAACAGTCTCCGGAAATCACATCGATCAGTGCACTGGAAATCGCGCGGGCGATGGGTGAGGTACGTATTGCGCGGCAGCTTCTTTCTGAACGCGATTTTATAGCGGCAGAACAGCACTCCAGAGCGGCGCTTACTATTTATCCGGACATGAATGAGGCACTCAGCATCCTCGGGCTCGCCTATATGCACAGCGGCCGCTTTGACCAGGCCCTGCTGGTGCTGCAAAAAGTATTAAATCAGTCCCCTGCCGATGCGGAAGCAATGAATAATCTGGCAACGGTATACATTCATTTGCGCAAGATGGATAAGGCGGAAGAGCATTTAAAAGATGCCTTGCTACTACAACCGAACTATCCGGCCGCAAAACTCAACCTTGGATTGCTGTATCTTGTCACAGGCAATTACATCGATGCCATAACCTTTTTCAACAGTGCCCTGCCATCCGTTGCTAACGATATGAATGTTCACAACAATCTCGGGGTCGCCCTGTTACGCATCGGAAAATACAATGAGGCCAGAGAGCATTTTCAATTGTGCATTAAGCAGGCTCCGGGAACCCCACCCTTTTATGTCAACATGGCGATCACCTTTGCCATGGAGGGAGACGTGACGAACAGCCTTCAGTGGATTCGCGAGTGCTCCCGCTACTGCCCGCCATTGCAAATGCAGCGCGTTATGCAGGATCCCGATTTCGACACCATTCGGGAAACGGAAGCGTTTCAGTCACTCATGAACATGATTTCATCCCCATATCCAGCCAACGAATAA
- a CDS encoding phosphoribosyl-AMP cyclohydrolase has product MKPLEEGTQLQLDFNKLEKAIKDCPGVIPVAVQNADTKEVILIAYTNEKAMNKAIAEKMAIFWSTSRNELWEKGKTSGETFDLLDVYVNCEQNSLVYVVRPKRGGICHTKNKAGEPRNCYYRKIDFDTMELKNIDP; this is encoded by the coding sequence ATGAAACCACTGGAAGAAGGAACACAGCTTCAGCTTGATTTTAACAAACTGGAAAAAGCGATTAAAGACTGCCCGGGTGTCATCCCTGTCGCCGTTCAAAACGCGGATACAAAAGAAGTTATCCTGATTGCCTACACCAATGAAAAAGCCATGAATAAGGCCATTGCGGAAAAAATGGCGATCTTCTGGTCGACATCACGCAATGAACTCTGGGAAAAGGGAAAAACATCCGGAGAAACATTTGACCTGCTGGACGTTTATGTGAACTGCGAACAGAATTCGCTGGTATACGTAGTACGTCCCAAACGCGGCGGCATCTGCCATACAAAAAATAAAGCAGGTGAACCGCGTAACTGCTACTACCGCAAAATCGACTTTGACACCATGGAGCTGAAAAACATCGATCCCTAG
- a CDS encoding sugar transferase has product MYFGYRSRLSVQRMLLVSSDISVILCSIIASAIIRLSWSEGIDYLRQNVIHLVGASLVFLVVFYAGGMYDRQTVTRKTVTFKLTFVVTVISLLLIITLFYARFTMHIGRGILLLSGGFICISCWLSRCVFRMVLGYGVFSKNAMIVSDKAGAERIIKLLSKVGDAGYNILGIIQTDRGDEHSIIDGIAVMGDVENIKDYVAAYDIETIIVHSRMHDDRLLKLLRPIRYAGIEIYDYNGLMEKLAEEIPVDYIDDEWLMNAAMNSSRIHIKQMKRIMDITASSSGLLLLSPVFLLAVILVKTTSRGPVFYRQVRVGLDGRDYTLLKFRTMVENAEAGTGAVWATAGDARVTKVGFFFRQWRIDEIPQLINVLRGEMSLVGPRPERPEFVASLAEEVPFYRERLLVLPGITGWAQVKFPYATSVEGVKRKLQFDLFYIKNMSFFLDVVVLLRTFKTIVVGLRYGDGIEEDKDEKSFETQMTARFVEARSREREEA; this is encoded by the coding sequence ATGTATTTTGGGTATCGTAGCCGCTTGTCAGTACAGAGGATGTTACTGGTTTCTTCCGACATCAGTGTTATCCTGTGTTCGATTATTGCCTCGGCCATTATTCGTTTATCATGGAGTGAGGGTATTGACTATCTGCGCCAGAATGTGATTCATCTCGTCGGCGCATCCTTGGTTTTCTTAGTGGTATTTTATGCCGGAGGGATGTATGACCGCCAGACTGTGACGCGTAAAACCGTGACCTTCAAGCTTACCTTTGTTGTGACAGTGATCAGCTTGCTGCTGATTATCACGCTCTTCTATGCACGGTTTACTATGCATATTGGCCGGGGTATTTTGCTGTTGTCCGGAGGATTTATCTGCATTAGCTGCTGGTTGTCACGATGCGTATTCCGCATGGTGCTCGGGTATGGTGTTTTCTCAAAAAATGCAATGATTGTATCCGATAAAGCCGGTGCAGAGCGGATAATCAAGCTGCTTTCAAAGGTCGGTGATGCGGGATACAATATTCTGGGGATCATCCAGACCGATCGAGGGGACGAGCATAGCATCATTGATGGTATTGCTGTGATGGGTGATGTGGAGAATATTAAAGACTATGTGGCAGCCTATGACATTGAGACCATCATCGTTCACTCCCGTATGCACGATGACCGGCTGCTTAAGCTGCTGCGTCCGATTCGTTATGCCGGCATTGAGATCTATGATTACAATGGTCTGATGGAAAAGCTGGCCGAGGAAATTCCGGTTGACTACATAGACGATGAGTGGTTGATGAATGCGGCCATGAACAGTTCGCGCATCCACATAAAGCAAATGAAGCGGATCATGGATATCACCGCTTCTTCGTCGGGATTATTGCTGCTCAGTCCTGTATTTCTCCTCGCGGTGATTCTGGTCAAAACCACTTCCCGGGGGCCAGTCTTTTATCGGCAGGTGCGTGTTGGTTTGGACGGACGTGATTATACGCTGCTCAAGTTCCGGACGATGGTCGAAAATGCGGAAGCAGGAACCGGAGCGGTCTGGGCAACCGCCGGAGATGCCCGCGTAACAAAGGTGGGTTTCTTTTTCAGACAGTGGCGCATAGATGAGATTCCACAGCTGATTAATGTCTTACGGGGTGAAATGAGCTTGGTCGGGCCTCGCCCGGAACGTCCAGAATTTGTTGCATCACTGGCAGAAGAAGTCCCTTTTTACCGTGAGCGCCTGCTTGTACTTCCGGGTATCACTGGCTGGGCGCAGGTTAAGTTCCCCTATGCCACCTCTGTGGAAGGCGTCAAACGCAAGTTGCAGTTTGATTTGTTTTACATTAAAAACATGAGTTTCTTTTTGGATGTCGTGGTGCTCTTGCGTACTTTCAAGACCATTGTCGTGGGATTACGCTATGGAGACGGGATAGAGGAGGACAAAGATGAGAAAAGTTTCGAAACTCAAATGACCGCACGATTTGTCGAAGCCCGTTCTAGAGAAAGGGAAGAAGCATAA
- a CDS encoding polysaccharide biosynthesis tyrosine autokinase — MKDLFTPPTPPRRGGVSEPAQHAQQPATEGGRVDIVDIKQYFHIIVKRIWLVALCFVIALAVSVVMMVRQVPVYRCKCVLLLSGGLPIPARLQPQEVKTYGDYIATQERIIQSPMLRRRAVERLDWPASEINSKLKNVYVGQESKTSFLAITVDCLDAVLGAEYANALAEEYINFKNEDRMDTSQATVISLTQQANRLREELKKSEMQVANFVKENKVVAIQERGNIAATYLADLSSQAAGYRTERMLLEAQQPLINQASDEIVLATLASPNSPLLMGYGGAPSIYSMTSGATNEMSAVYSGGPESLMERGVIAQPGWEGLRRRKAELEALQAELLTKFRDAHPKVLAVKNELVQVERQLKVEMQFALQKYYSQLESLEIKEQAALQVEKEWEGQALEVSRKALEYKNLQRQVGRLQSMYDLVFNRLKEIDISINIEPESIKIMEPARPAGSQMRPKKMQSIFVAALMGIGIGIALVFGLEYIDDSIRYPEEVTRGMGLPFFGLIPTAHWDSDDLNAHLLTSLDQKSGLAEAYRKVRSSLLFSGREQELKHIALTSSVPKEGKTTTSLNLAISLAQAGNRVLLVDADMRRGELHKYFKLEAGRGFSDMLVGQIKPESVIQRTNIPMLDMVATGPFPPNPSELVLRPELKSFMKYAERTYDRIIYDCPPLMAVSESNIICSMVDGVVFVVWAGQTSRKLAKMSVQILRESGVNILGCVLNNLEYGRVGYYYYSTYYGYYDYDYHYEKRESDQKPSAT, encoded by the coding sequence ATGAAGGATTTATTTACCCCGCCAACACCTCCCAGGAGGGGAGGAGTGTCTGAACCGGCCCAGCACGCTCAGCAGCCTGCAACAGAGGGCGGCCGTGTCGATATTGTCGACATAAAACAGTATTTTCACATTATTGTGAAACGAATTTGGCTTGTCGCTCTGTGTTTTGTCATTGCTTTGGCGGTATCTGTCGTAATGATGGTGCGCCAGGTTCCGGTATATCGTTGCAAATGTGTCTTGTTACTGAGCGGAGGGCTGCCTATCCCGGCAAGGTTGCAGCCGCAGGAAGTCAAAACCTATGGGGATTATATTGCGACGCAGGAGCGTATTATTCAGAGTCCTATGTTGCGTCGCCGTGCGGTGGAGCGGTTGGATTGGCCCGCCTCGGAGATTAATTCGAAGCTCAAAAATGTGTATGTGGGGCAGGAGTCGAAGACATCTTTCCTAGCGATCACGGTTGATTGTCTGGATGCGGTGCTCGGTGCGGAGTATGCCAATGCGCTGGCGGAAGAATACATTAATTTCAAAAATGAGGACCGGATGGATACGTCGCAGGCGACGGTTATCAGTTTGACGCAGCAAGCCAATCGGTTGCGTGAAGAGCTCAAAAAATCCGAGATGCAGGTGGCTAATTTTGTCAAGGAAAACAAAGTGGTCGCCATTCAGGAGCGCGGAAATATTGCTGCTACATATTTGGCTGATTTATCTTCGCAGGCGGCCGGCTATCGAACCGAACGTATGCTCCTGGAAGCGCAGCAGCCGTTGATCAATCAGGCGTCTGATGAAATTGTACTGGCAACACTGGCTTCTCCGAATTCCCCATTGCTGATGGGGTATGGCGGGGCTCCTTCCATCTATAGTATGACATCCGGTGCAACCAATGAAATGAGTGCGGTATACAGTGGTGGTCCGGAATCGCTTATGGAGCGAGGTGTGATCGCGCAGCCGGGCTGGGAAGGATTGCGGCGGCGCAAGGCGGAGCTTGAAGCGTTGCAGGCGGAGCTGCTGACTAAATTTCGGGATGCGCATCCCAAGGTGCTTGCAGTCAAGAATGAGCTGGTACAAGTCGAGCGCCAGCTGAAGGTCGAGATGCAGTTTGCTCTGCAAAAGTATTATTCACAGCTGGAATCGCTCGAAATAAAAGAGCAGGCCGCGTTGCAGGTGGAGAAGGAATGGGAAGGGCAGGCACTGGAAGTTTCGAGAAAGGCATTGGAATACAAGAATCTGCAACGACAGGTGGGACGACTGCAAAGTATGTATGACCTGGTGTTCAACCGGTTGAAGGAAATCGATATTTCCATCAATATTGAGCCGGAATCCATCAAGATCATGGAGCCGGCACGGCCTGCCGGCAGTCAGATGCGACCGAAGAAAATGCAGAGTATTTTTGTCGCCGCGCTGATGGGCATCGGCATCGGTATTGCGCTTGTCTTTGGTCTGGAATATATCGATGACTCGATTCGGTATCCCGAGGAAGTCACCCGTGGCATGGGATTGCCGTTTTTTGGTCTCATTCCGACCGCCCATTGGGATTCCGATGATCTGAATGCCCATTTACTAACCAGCCTTGATCAAAAGAGCGGGTTGGCTGAAGCCTATCGCAAGGTGCGGTCATCGCTTTTGTTCAGTGGGCGGGAGCAGGAATTGAAACATATTGCATTGACTTCGTCTGTACCGAAAGAAGGGAAGACGACAACCTCTCTAAATCTGGCGATCAGTTTGGCGCAGGCAGGAAATCGTGTCTTGTTGGTAGATGCAGATATGCGGCGAGGTGAGCTGCATAAATATTTTAAACTGGAGGCCGGTCGAGGTTTTTCAGATATGCTTGTAGGTCAGATTAAGCCGGAATCTGTTATTCAGCGAACAAATATTCCCATGCTTGATATGGTGGCTACGGGACCGTTCCCGCCGAATCCTTCTGAATTAGTTCTCCGTCCTGAGCTTAAGTCTTTCATGAAGTATGCCGAACGTACATATGATCGTATTATCTATGACTGTCCGCCGCTAATGGCTGTTTCAGAGTCGAATATTATCTGTTCGATGGTCGATGGCGTGGTTTTTGTCGTTTGGGCGGGTCAGACGTCACGTAAACTGGCTAAAATGTCGGTTCAGATACTGCGTGAAAGCGGCGTGAATATACTGGGTTGTGTACTAAATAATCTAGAGTATGGTCGTGTAGGTTATTACTATTACTCAACGTATTATGGATATTACGATTATGATTATCATTATGAAAAACGGGAGAGCGATCAAAAGCCGTCGGCTACATGA
- the hisF gene encoding imidazole glycerol phosphate synthase subunit HisF, with the protein MFAKRIIPCLDVADGRVVKGVNFVELRDAGDPVETARTYSEQGADEITFLDITASHENRETMVDMVSRVAKQVFVPLTVGGGIRSTDDIRKMLHAGADKVSLNTAAIHHPEIISEGATLFGSQCIVVAIDAKRNEHGHAWSVYTHGGRNQMDLDAIEWAQRAVELGAGEILLTSMDCDGTKNGYDLELTRRISESVHVPVIASGGAGTLEHLYEGFTQGKADAVLAASIFHFGTFTISEVKKYLHTKNIPVRLV; encoded by the coding sequence ATGTTTGCAAAACGCATTATTCCCTGCCTGGATGTGGCAGACGGCCGTGTGGTCAAAGGGGTCAATTTCGTCGAACTTCGTGACGCAGGTGATCCTGTAGAAACAGCCAGAACCTACAGTGAACAGGGTGCCGATGAAATCACTTTTCTGGATATTACTGCATCCCATGAAAACCGGGAGACCATGGTGGATATGGTTTCACGCGTTGCTAAACAGGTTTTTGTTCCCCTCACAGTCGGCGGGGGGATTCGCTCTACCGATGACATCCGCAAAATGCTGCACGCGGGCGCGGACAAAGTATCGCTCAACACAGCGGCAATACACCATCCCGAAATAATCTCTGAAGGAGCGACCCTGTTTGGAAGCCAATGCATTGTGGTGGCGATCGATGCCAAACGTAACGAACATGGCCATGCCTGGAGCGTATATACGCATGGCGGACGCAACCAGATGGATCTGGATGCCATAGAATGGGCGCAGCGCGCCGTAGAGCTAGGTGCGGGGGAAATCCTGCTGACCAGTATGGACTGCGACGGCACCAAAAACGGGTACGACCTGGAATTAACACGGCGCATATCAGAATCCGTTCATGTGCCCGTCATTGCATCCGGCGGTGCAGGCACACTGGAGCATCTTTACGAAGGATTCACGCAGGGAAAAGCCGATGCCGTGCTGGCCGCATCCATTTTTCATTTCGGCACCTTCACGATTTCGGAAGTAAAAAAGTATCTTCACACTAAAAACATCCCCGTACGGCTGGTCTAA